The segment TACAAGATTGTGGCCATATTTTTCGCGATTGCCGCTATCTTTCTGGCTTTTCTGTCGTATGGCTTGAAAGTGCAGTCTCCCTGGACGCCATTTGCTTTTCTTACGGGTGGTTTCTTCTCGGCTCTGGCCGGGTTTATCGGCATGACCACCGCCACCCTGGCTTCCGCACGCACTACAAATCAGGCCAGGGAATCCCTGGATAAAGCCTTGAAGGTCGCTTTCCGCAGCGGCTCGGTGCTGGGCCTGGTCGTGGTTGGTTTGGGACTGCTGGATGTTTCGCTCTGGTTCATTATCCTGCACATCTGGTTGAAGTACAGCTTGGGTGTGACCACCGTGACCATGCTCTCTTTTGGCATGGGGGCTTCCCTGCAGGCCCTGTTTGCCCGCGTAGGCGGTGGCATCTTTACCAAGGCCGCGGATGTGGGCGCGGATCTGGTGGGAAAAGTAGAAGCGGGTATTCCCGAAGACGATCCCCGTAACCCTGCCACCATTGCCGATAACGTGGGAGATAACGTTGGCGATGTGGCCGGCATGGGAGCCGACCTGTACGAATCCTACGCCGGGTCGATCCTCTCCGCCGCCGCTCTGGGCGCCTCCGCTTTCGCCGCCATGAAAGAGATGGCTTTTAACGCGGTTATCCTTCCCATGGTGATTGCGGGGATCGGCATCATCGCTTCCATTATCGGCGTCTTCCTGGTCCGGACCCGCGAAGGGGCCAGCCAGAAACAACTGCTGCAGGCACTGGGTCGCGGCATCAACTTCAGTTCTTTCCTGATCGTGATCGGCTCACTGGCGGCGGTAGCCCTGTTGTTGCCCGGATATATCGGCGTGTTTGGCTCCATTATAGTGGGATTGTTCGTGGGCATTATCGTGGGCAAAAGTGTGGAATACTACACTTCATCCAGTTTCCGCCCGACCGTGGAAGTCGCCGAAAAATCCAAGACCGGAGAAGCCACGATCATTATTGCCGGGCTGTCATCGGGATTGATCTCGACCGCCATTCCCGTAACGGCCATTGCCGCTGGAATCATGGGGGCCTTCGCCTTTGCCGGCGGTTTTAATGATCCCATGCGTGGTTTGTACGGGATCGCCGTCGCTGCGGTGGGCATGCTCTCCACCCTGGGCATTACGCTGGCAACGGATGCCTATGGCCCCATCGCCGACAACGCCGGCGGCAACGCGGAAATGGCCGGCCTGCCCAAAGAGGTGCGTCAGCGCACGGATGCCCTGGACACATTGGGCAACACCACTGCGGCTACCGGAAAGGGATTTGCCATTGGTTCAGCGGCCCTGACCGCATTGGCACTACTGGCGTCTTATATCGAGGAGATCAAGGCCGGCATGATCCACATCATTCATCGAAGTGGAGAGATCGCGGTGGGAGCCGGAAAGGTTTTTACTAACATTGAAGATGTCGCGCGAATCAATATCAGCGGATTCGTTTCTATCTTTGAAGTCAACCTCATGAATCCCAAGGTAATCGTAGGCATCTTCCTCGGATCCATGATGGCGTTCGTATTCTCGGGTTTGACCATGAAGGCTGTGGGACGAGCCGCTTCCGCCATGGTGGACGAAGTGCGTCGGCAGTTCAATGAAATTTCGGGAATCCTGCAGGGTACGGAAAAACCGGACTATGCATCCTGCGTGATGATCTCGACCAAGGGGGCGCAACGAGAGATGATCCTGCCGTCATCATTGGCAATCATGGTTCCCATCCTGACCGGAATCATCTTCGGCGTTCCCGGGGTTATGGGGTTGTTGGTCGGTGCTCTCGGTGCGGGTTTTGTTCTGGCTATATTTATGGCCAATGCCGGTGGTTCCTGGGACAACGCCAAAAAGTACATTGAAGAAGGCAATCTGGGCGGGAAAGGCTCTCCCGCGCACAAGGCCGGCGTGGTTGGAGACACAGTCGGGGATCCCCTGAAAGATACTTCCGGTCCTTCACTGAATATCCTGATCAAACTGATGAGCATGGTGTCGATCGTGGTGGCCGGACTGATCGTCGGCT is part of the Candidatus Aminicenantes bacterium genome and harbors:
- a CDS encoding sodium-translocating pyrophosphatase — translated: MQNILLFGIAPVSAAIALLAAWLFYRQIMKLPEGNAKMIEIAEAVRRGARAYIKQQYKIVAIFFAIAAIFLAFLSYGLKVQSPWTPFAFLTGGFFSALAGFIGMTTATLASARTTNQARESLDKALKVAFRSGSVLGLVVVGLGLLDVSLWFIILHIWLKYSLGVTTVTMLSFGMGASLQALFARVGGGIFTKAADVGADLVGKVEAGIPEDDPRNPATIADNVGDNVGDVAGMGADLYESYAGSILSAAALGASAFAAMKEMAFNAVILPMVIAGIGIIASIIGVFLVRTREGASQKQLLQALGRGINFSSFLIVIGSLAAVALLLPGYIGVFGSIIVGLFVGIIVGKSVEYYTSSSFRPTVEVAEKSKTGEATIIIAGLSSGLISTAIPVTAIAAGIMGAFAFAGGFNDPMRGLYGIAVAAVGMLSTLGITLATDAYGPIADNAGGNAEMAGLPKEVRQRTDALDTLGNTTAATGKGFAIGSAALTALALLASYIEEIKAGMIHIIHRSGEIAVGAGKVFTNIEDVARINISGFVSIFEVNLMNPKVIVGIFLGSMMAFVFSGLTMKAVGRAASAMVDEVRRQFNEISGILQGTEKPDYASCVMISTKGAQREMILPSSLAIMVPILTGIIFGVPGVMGLLVGALGAGFVLAIFMANAGGSWDNAKKYIEEGNLGGKGSPAHKAGVVGDTVGDPLKDTSGPSLNILIKLMSMVSIVVAGLIVGYSIL